The following DNA comes from Burkholderia sp. HI2500.
AAGATTTCCCCTAGATGCACCGCACTCCTGACGGCTCTGCACGCAAACACATGCGAGCGAAAAACTGGCGCGGCACCCTGCTGACGGGCGGAAAGACGGCTTCCGGCCGGGCTTCACGTGCGTGGCCCATGCCGTCACGCAAGCCGCCCGAAGACAAACGGCGGCCGCTCGCGCGCCGCAGGAGGAGACAACCGATGAAACGACGATCCCTTTCCGTGATGCTGTCCGCGCTCGTCGTCGCGCACGGCGCTCACGCAACCGAAGGCGGCGGCTCCGTCTACCCGACCGGGGCGGAAGGCTACCTGTGCTGCGCACTGCCGCCGCCGGGGCTCTATGCGCTGATCTACGCGGAGCGCTACCACGCCGGCGAACTGCGCGACAACGACGGCCGCAACGTCGCGCCGCCGGACTTCAGCATCACTGCCTATTCGGTGACGCCACGGATCGTGTGGGTCACACCCTACACATTTGCCGGCGCGTCGCTGGCCATGCATGCGCTGCTTCCGCTCGTCACGCTCGACGTGCACGCGGGCGGGCAATCACAGCGGCGAACCGGTGTCGGCGACATGACGTTCGGGCCGGCGCTCGGCTGGCACGTCACGCCGACGCTCCACACGCTGCTCGCCGTCGATTTCTTCGCGCCAACGGGCCGGTACGACAAAAGCGACCTGGCCAACATCGGCCGACACGTCTGGGCGATCCAGCCGATCGCGGGGATCTCGTACGGCGGCCGTACCGGGCCGGTGTTCGATGCAAAGCTGATGTGGACCTTCAACCAGCTCAACCACGCGACGGACTACCGGTCCGGCCAGGAATTCATCGTCGACTATTCGGCGGGCTGGGGTTTCGGCAACGGGCTGACGGTCGGCGCGGGCGGCTATGTCTACCGGCAGATGACGGACGACTCACAGCCCGGGCAAACCATCGCCGGCAATCGCGGCCGTGCGTTCGCGATCGGCCCGTCGATCAAGTACGACAGCGGGAAGGGCTGGTTCGTGACCGCCAAATACCAGATGGAAACCGATGTGCGAAACCGCCCGGAAGGCGCGGCGTTCTGGCTCAAGGCCGTGTTTCCGCTCTGATTCGAACGAAACGGCGTCGGCATCGCCCGACGCGAAGTCAGCGCAGGTCAGCCCTGCGCCGCCTCTTTCACCGACCGAGCAGCAGATCAGCGCCGCGTTCGCCGATCATGATTGCCGGCGCGTTGGTGTTGCCGCTCGGCACCTGCGGGCAGATCGAGCAATCGATCACGCGCAGATTGGCGAAGCCGTGCACGCGCAGCGTCTTCTGGTCGACCACCGACGTCCGCGGGTCCGTACCCATCCTGCAGGTGCCGGCCGGGTGATAGACGGTCTTGATGTCCTGCCGCACGAACGCCTCGATTGCTGGCAGGTCGTCCGCATCGATCCGAGCCGGCGCGACGATTTCCTTCACGTGCGCCTGCAGCGCCTTCGCCGACAGGATCCTGAGCCCGGCCTGAACCGCCCGGATCTGGCCGTCGAGGTCGGCCGGGTCGCTCAGGAAGTTCGCATCGATCCTCGGAAGATCCGACGGATCCTTGCTGCGCAACGCCACCCGCCCGCGCGATTTCGGTTGCAGATGGCCGACCTTGACCGACATGCCGTGCTCGCTCGCCGGGGGCTTCTCTCCCGGCGTATTGTCGAAGTTGTCGAGCAGCGGCAGGAAATGGAACTGTACGTCCGGCCGCCCGGTGCCCTGCGTGTCGATGAATGCGCCGCCTTCGAGGATGTTGCTGGTCAGCAGCCCGCTCCTGAAGCACTTCCATTGCAGGAAATGGCGCATCGCCCGGAGCCCGGTGTTCTCGCCGTAGAGGCTCGCCGGCGTGCGAATCGACGCCTGCACCGACATATGTAGATGATCGTGGAAATTCCGGCCGACCGGCAATACGGCAACCGTATCGATCCCGAGCGCGGCAAGATGCTCCGCCGGCCCGATGCCGGACAGCATCAGCACCTTCGGACTCCCGATCGCTCCCGCACTCACGACGACCTCGTTGCGCACGCGCACCGACACGGGCGCGTGGCCGCCTTCGCTGAATTCGACCGCGACCGCACGCGCCGCATCGGTCCGGATCCGGTGCACGAGCGCGCCGGTCACCACCTTCAGCTTCACGTCGTCGCGCACCGACGCCAGATAGGTCTGCGCGGTGCTTGCGCGTTCGCCGTTGCGCGTCGTCGTCTGGTAATAGCCGATGCCCTGCTGCACTTCGCCGTTGAAATCGTTGACGTAGCGCAGCCCCATCTCCTGCCCGGCCCGGATGAACGCAGCCGTCAACGGATGGCGATAACGGTTCTCGCTGACGGGCAGCGGACCCGTCTGGCCGTGATACGCAGGCCCGAGGCTTTCGTTCGCTTCCGCCTTCATGAAATACGGCAGCACGTCGTCGTAGCGCCAGTCCGTGCATCCCCACTGCGTCGCCCAGTCGTCGTAATCGTCGCGCTGCCCGCGGATGTAGATCATCCCGTTGACCGAACTGCCGCCGCCCAGCACCTTGCCCTGCGCGATGATCATGCTGCGGCCGTTCGCGTTCGGCTGCGGTTCGGTCATGTACGGCCACGATTTCTTCTGGAACACCTGCATCACGCCGCCCGGAATCCGGTGAAACGGATTGTCGTCGCGCGTGCCGGCTTCCAGCAGCAGCACCGAACCGGCGTTCTGCTGGATCAGCCGCGCGGCCACGACGCAACCGGCGGAACCCGCGCCGATGACGACGTAATCGAAGGTCAGGTCTTGAGTAGTCATGTGTCTGTCGAATGGGATAGGCGGGCAAGCAATGCCCGCGATCTTGTTGTTGTGTCTCCGAGCCGGCACGTGCGCGGCTACATCGCGATCGTGACGACCTTCTCCTCCAGGTACGCATCGAGCCCACTCTGCGACAGGTCGCGCCCGACGCCGCTCTCCTTGAAGCCGCCCCACGGCAGCCGTGCGTCGAGCGGGCTCCACGCGTTCACCGCGACCGCGCCGACCCGCAGACGGGCGGCAGTACGGTGCGCGGTCGCGAGATCGCGGGTCCACAGCGTGGCGGACAACGCGTAGACGGTGTCGTTCGCCAGCGCGACGGCCTCGTCTTCCGTATCGAACGGCATGATCGTGCCGACCGGCCCGAACACTTCGTCGCGCGCGATGCGCATCGCCGGATCGACATTCGCGAACACCGTCGGCCGCACGAAGAAGCCTTGCGACGGCACCGGCTCGTCGCCCGCGACCATCGTCGCGCCGTCGTGAAGCGCCACGGCGATATGCGTCTTCACGCGGTCGGCATGGCGGGCGCTGATCAGTGCACCCATCTGCGTCGCCGGGTCGAACGGCGTGCCGACCCTGATCGACCGCGCCGCATGCGCGAGCGCGCCGACGACGTCGTCGTAGTGACGGCGCTGCACCAGCACGCGCGTGCCGGCCGCGCACGTCTGCCCCTGGTTGACGAACAGCCCCATCGCGACGCCGGCGATCGCCTGCTCGAGATTCGCGTCGTCGAAGATGATCTGCGGCGCCTTGCCGCCGAGTTCCAGCGTCAGCCGCTTGAACTGTGCGCCGGCTTCGCGCGCGATCGTGCGGCCGACCTCGGTGCTACCGGTAAAGCTGACCTTGTCGACGCCCGGGTGATTGACCAGCGCGGCGCCGACCGACGCGCCGATGCCGTGCACGAGATTCACGACACCCGGCGGAAAGCCTGCCTGCGCCGCCAGGTCCGCCAGCGCCCCGACCGCGAGCGGCGCGTCCTCCGACGGCTTGATCACGACCGTGCAGCCGGCCGCGAGCGCGGGCGCCAGTTTCCAGCACGCGATCATCAGCGGCGCATTCCACGGCACGATCAGGCCGGCGACGCCGACTGCTTCGCGCACCGTGTAGTTGACGGTCGGGCGTCCCATGAAGCCGCCGGTCGGAATCTGGCGGCCTTCAAGCTTGTCCGCCCATCCGGCGAAGTAGCGCAGTGTGTCGATCGACATCGGCAGGTCCATCATGCGCACTTCCATCGCGGGGCGGCCCTGTTCACGCGCCAGCAACTCGACGAAGCGTTCCGCGTCATGCTCGAGCAGGTCGGCCAGCCGGTTCAGCAGCTTCGCTCGCGCCGCGCCGGGCAACCGGCGCCAGTGTCCGCCGTCGAATTCCGCGCGGGCCGCACGCACGGCCCGGTCGACGTCGACGCCGGTGCCGGCCGCCACGCGCGCAAGCAGGTGCCCGGTGCACGGTTCGAATTTCTCGAACCACTCGCCCTGCGCGGCGTCACACGCGTCGCCCGCGATCCGGTGTTGAAGGGTGTACTCGGCTGTCATGGGGTTGTCTCCAGATTGTCGAAGCCGATCCGGCGCTGAAAGCCGGATCGGCCTATCTGGCCCACTGTAGGACGCGGGTGGCGGCACCGCTGGGACATCCGTGCATCGAATGCAGGATTCAGATGCACATGCGCGTGGCGTGTTCGTCGGCGCCGAACGCGGGTGCGTCCGCGCCGCGATCGGCTTGCGCGGCCAGTGCGCGGTTGACTCGCGCATGGTTGGCGCACCGCACGGCCGGCGGCATCGACGCGTACGCCGCGTCGCGAATCAACGCATGGCGGAACGAATAGAACACGCGATCGCGCCGATGTTGCGCATACATGATCCGCTCTTCGAGCAGCAGCTGCAGGTGCGCGTCGAGCGTGACGCGATCATGCGGCGATGCCGCGGCCAGCAGTTGCGCATCCACCGCGAGCCCGATCGTCGCGGCAAGCTGCGCGGTGCCGCGCGCGTCGTCGATCCGGTCGAACGCGCGACCGAGCATTCCGCCGAGACTGAGCGGAAGCGGACACGGGTCCATCGTCCACAGCCCCGTGAGCGAGCCGTCCGCGCCGCACATCGTCAGCTCGCGCGCAACGGCCTCGATGAACAGCGGAATGCCCGCCGTACGATGGACGAGCGGGTCGAGCCAGGCCGGATCGAGCACGCCCTGGCCCAGGTGCGCCGACATCAGGCGCCGCGCGTCGTCGCGCGGCAGGCGGCGCAGCACCAGGCGCTCGGTCACGCCACGCCAGCGCGCGAGCCTGGCGGGTCGCGACGTGAGCACGATGCAAAGCGCCGCCGCGCGCGGCGAGCGCTGCAGGTACGCCAGAAAATCCTCGGTCGAGCGGTCGATCCACTGGACATCCTCGACGACGAGCAACACCGGCGCGCCATTGCCGAGCGACACGATCAATTGCTCGAGCACATCGAACAGCGCGTCCTGTTCGCGCGCGCCCGGCCACCTCGCCGCCTTCGCATCGCAGGGCAGCCCCAGCCAGGTCGCAAGCGCGACACGGGCCGCCGCACGATCGCATTCGAGCGCCGCCAGCATCGCGTCCATCGCCGCGTGCGTGATGTCGGCCGGACTGTCGGCGTCGAGTTGCCAATGCGCGCCGATGAACCGCAGGATCGGAAACAGCGCATGATTCTCCCGCTCCGGCTGGCATCCGCAATGCGCGAACGCGTGGCCCTGTGCCCGCACGATCTCGCACAGCCCGTGCACGAGGCGCGACTTGCCGATTCCCGCGTCGCCGACGACGAGCCGCGGCGGCACACCGTGCATTGCGCGACGATGACGTGCAAGCGTCTCCTGCCACGCGCGCAGCAGGGCATCGAGTTCGCGCGTACGGCCGATCATCGGCGTCCGCATGCCGCCGTCGAGCGAATCGAACGGCGTATCGGCCCGACGCTCGCCGAGCAGTTCATGCACCGGCTGCGGCGCGAGGCCCGCCCGCGCCAGCCGCAACCCGGTCGGCCGGAAGTCGGCATGCCGTTCGAGCGCGAGCCGCGCGTCGTCGCTGATCAGGATCTGCCCGGGCCCGGCCAGCCGCAACAACCGCGACGCGGCGGCCGGCGTCGACCCGCCCGCCCACTGCGCCGCATGCGCGAGAACCTGCCCGACGTGAATCGCAGCGGCCACTTCGACGTGCCAGCCGTCGCCGCCGGCGGCATCGCGGGAGTCGGCCGGTACCGGCAACCGCGCGCGCCCGGCCACCCGCACCATGTCCAGTGCCGCACGTGCCGCGCGGCGCGCGGGCCGATCGATATCGCCTTGCAGACCGAAATGGAACAGCAGCGTGTCGCCGAGCCGCTCGTCGACCTGCGCGCCATAGCCGACGGCGATATCCGCGCACTTCGTCAGCCACTGCGCCTCGTAGCGGTCGAGCAGGGCGTCGTGATCGGTTCCCGCATGGCGTTGCCGGCCGTCTCCGGCGATCGTCACGCAACAGCACAGCGTGGTGACCTGCCGGTATTCGCCCGCCGTTGCGGCCGCGTCGCTGTGCGGCGCGAACGGCTGCGGCCGTGTGCGGCGGCTTGCGCGGCCGGCATCGAACGGGCCGATGAGCGCGGCGAAATTGAGCGCACGAAACTGCGCCGCGAGTTCGTCGGCCGAG
Coding sequences within:
- a CDS encoding SphA family protein, translated to MKRRSLSVMLSALVVAHGAHATEGGGSVYPTGAEGYLCCALPPPGLYALIYAERYHAGELRDNDGRNVAPPDFSITAYSVTPRIVWVTPYTFAGASLAMHALLPLVTLDVHAGGQSQRRTGVGDMTFGPALGWHVTPTLHTLLAVDFFAPTGRYDKSDLANIGRHVWAIQPIAGISYGGRTGPVFDAKLMWTFNQLNHATDYRSGQEFIVDYSAGWGFGNGLTVGAGGYVYRQMTDDSQPGQTIAGNRGRAFAIGPSIKYDSGKGWFVTAKYQMETDVRNRPEGAAFWLKAVFPL
- a CDS encoding GMC family oxidoreductase, which gives rise to MTTQDLTFDYVVIGAGSAGCVVAARLIQQNAGSVLLLEAGTRDDNPFHRIPGGVMQVFQKKSWPYMTEPQPNANGRSMIIAQGKVLGGGSSVNGMIYIRGQRDDYDDWATQWGCTDWRYDDVLPYFMKAEANESLGPAYHGQTGPLPVSENRYRHPLTAAFIRAGQEMGLRYVNDFNGEVQQGIGYYQTTTRNGERASTAQTYLASVRDDVKLKVVTGALVHRIRTDAARAVAVEFSEGGHAPVSVRVRNEVVVSAGAIGSPKVLMLSGIGPAEHLAALGIDTVAVLPVGRNFHDHLHMSVQASIRTPASLYGENTGLRAMRHFLQWKCFRSGLLTSNILEGGAFIDTQGTGRPDVQFHFLPLLDNFDNTPGEKPPASEHGMSVKVGHLQPKSRGRVALRSKDPSDLPRIDANFLSDPADLDGQIRAVQAGLRILSAKALQAHVKEIVAPARIDADDLPAIEAFVRQDIKTVYHPAGTCRMGTDPRTSVVDQKTLRVHGFANLRVIDCSICPQVPSGNTNAPAIMIGERGADLLLGR
- a CDS encoding aldehyde dehydrogenase family protein gives rise to the protein MTAEYTLQHRIAGDACDAAQGEWFEKFEPCTGHLLARVAAGTGVDVDRAVRAARAEFDGGHWRRLPGAARAKLLNRLADLLEHDAERFVELLAREQGRPAMEVRMMDLPMSIDTLRYFAGWADKLEGRQIPTGGFMGRPTVNYTVREAVGVAGLIVPWNAPLMIACWKLAPALAAGCTVVIKPSEDAPLAVGALADLAAQAGFPPGVVNLVHGIGASVGAALVNHPGVDKVSFTGSTEVGRTIAREAGAQFKRLTLELGGKAPQIIFDDANLEQAIAGVAMGLFVNQGQTCAAGTRVLVQRRHYDDVVGALAHAARSIRVGTPFDPATQMGALISARHADRVKTHIAVALHDGATMVAGDEPVPSQGFFVRPTVFANVDPAMRIARDEVFGPVGTIMPFDTEDEAVALANDTVYALSATLWTRDLATAHRTAARLRVGAVAVNAWSPLDARLPWGGFKESGVGRDLSQSGLDAYLEEKVVTIAM